One Candidatus Roseilinea sp. genomic region harbors:
- a CDS encoding UPF0721 transmembrane protein — MFSNEFWWFVLVGFAAQMVDGALGMAYGTVASSLLITLGVPPALSSATVHTAECFTTGASAIAHRAFGNWDKHLVRRLVGPAILGAVLGALMLSYLPGEALRPYVALYLLIMGLVIIGKAFRRIPPSAATERLGTLGFIGAFLDAVGGGGWGPIVATTLISRGNHVRTAIGSTNAVEFCVTLAASATFVATLNFNHWTAVIGLALGGLPAAPLAAWLTKRLPLRPLMVTVGLIVVALSLRTLIFG, encoded by the coding sequence ATGTTCTCCAACGAATTTTGGTGGTTTGTGCTGGTGGGCTTTGCTGCGCAGATGGTGGATGGCGCGCTCGGCATGGCCTACGGCACTGTCGCTTCATCCTTGCTCATCACCCTGGGCGTGCCACCGGCGCTCTCCAGCGCCACAGTGCACACTGCGGAATGCTTCACCACCGGCGCATCGGCAATCGCCCATCGCGCGTTCGGCAACTGGGACAAACACCTGGTCCGCCGACTCGTGGGGCCGGCCATCCTCGGTGCTGTGCTCGGAGCGCTGATGCTCTCGTATCTGCCCGGCGAGGCCCTTCGGCCTTACGTCGCCCTCTACCTGCTGATCATGGGGCTAGTTATCATCGGCAAGGCGTTTCGTAGAATCCCACCAAGCGCAGCGACCGAGCGCCTGGGCACGCTGGGCTTCATCGGAGCGTTCCTCGACGCAGTAGGCGGCGGGGGATGGGGGCCGATCGTGGCCACCACGTTGATCTCGCGCGGCAACCATGTGCGCACCGCCATCGGCAGCACCAACGCGGTGGAATTCTGCGTCACCCTGGCAGCGTCCGCCACGTTTGTCGCCACCCTCAACTTCAATCACTGGACGGCAGTAATCGGTTTGGCATTAGGCGGCTTACCGGCTGCCCCGCTGGCCGCTTGGCTCACCAAGCGCCTGCCGCTACGCCCCCTGATGGTAACGGTTGGACTCATCGTCGTTGCGCTCAGCCTGCGCACCCTGATCTTCGGATAA